In the Deinococcus ficus genome, one interval contains:
- a CDS encoding VOC family protein, with translation MPGKAEVGARLDHLVVAARTLDEGRAWLEGRLNVPLDPGGEHVTFGTHNLLLSLGTAYLEVIAVNPAAPRPARPRWFTLDTPGMQVRLADGPALIHWVAALPAPPASPDALALSRGEARWTLTVPADGHLPMDGVAPSLIHWTTDPPPRRLPDRGVRLDHLHLLTPRPDALRRQLDALHFEGEVEVREAPQTELRARLLTPHGPVDL, from the coding sequence GTGCCGGGCAAGGCGGAGGTGGGCGCGCGACTGGATCATCTGGTCGTGGCGGCCCGCACGCTGGACGAGGGCCGCGCGTGGCTGGAGGGGCGCCTGAACGTGCCCCTGGACCCCGGCGGGGAGCACGTGACCTTCGGCACGCACAACCTGCTGCTGTCGCTGGGCACCGCGTACCTGGAGGTGATCGCCGTGAACCCCGCCGCGCCCCGGCCCGCCCGGCCCCGCTGGTTCACGCTGGACACGCCCGGGATGCAGGTGCGTCTGGCTGACGGCCCGGCGCTGATTCACTGGGTGGCGGCGCTGCCCGCCCCGCCCGCCTCCCCGGACGCCCTGGCCCTCTCGCGCGGAGAGGCCCGCTGGACGCTGACCGTGCCCGCGGACGGCCACCTGCCCATGGACGGCGTGGCGCCCTCTCTCATCCACTGGACCACCGACCCGCCCCCCCGGCGCCTGCCGGACCGGGGTGTGCGACTGGACCACTTGCACCTGCTGACCCCCCGGCCGGACGCCCTGCGCCGGCAGCTGGACGCCCTGCATTTCGAGGGCGAGGTGGAGGTGCGGGAGGCGCCCCAGACGGAACTGCGCGCCCGGCTGCTCACGCCGCACGGCCCGGTGGACCTGTGA
- a CDS encoding NAD(P)/FAD-dependent oxidoreductase: MQDVVVIGAGLAGLTAARTLHRAGQRVQVLEAAPQVGGRVHSRQVQGFTLDAGYQVLFPAYPAVRRQLNLDALDLVPVSSAAVVRRGAQVDVLGDPIRDPAGLWPTLTAGALTLGDKLRVAKLALHLKGPAPEVLLQGPDESTRAYLTRQGFSDGAVQNFFAPFFGGIFLNRELETSARLFRYYFRMLMEGGAALPRAGMGSLPRQLAQELDVTLNVRAHRLTPRGGRVVVSCDAGDLEARNVIVATDPHTARALTGDDVTRGALGSTYLYYGLDARPGFEPERRLILSAGTGLIHNAQWLSQAVPGRAPAGQHLLTVTVLGVPDLTDGALDAAVRAELRAWDPEPVVGSLRTLGVERIPYAQFRQPPGYAARLPGHATALPGVLLASEVTSMSGIQGALESGERAAAILLNDLRTMSRPRGA, translated from the coding sequence ATGCAGGATGTCGTGGTTATCGGAGCCGGTCTGGCCGGCCTCACCGCCGCCCGGACCCTTCACCGCGCCGGTCAGCGCGTGCAGGTGCTGGAAGCGGCCCCGCAGGTGGGCGGCCGGGTGCACAGCCGGCAGGTGCAGGGCTTCACGCTGGACGCCGGGTATCAGGTGCTGTTCCCCGCCTACCCCGCCGTGCGGCGGCAGCTGAACCTGGACGCCCTGGACCTCGTGCCGGTGTCCTCGGCGGCAGTGGTGCGCCGCGGCGCGCAGGTGGACGTGCTGGGGGACCCCATCCGCGACCCGGCCGGGTTGTGGCCCACCCTCACGGCCGGCGCGCTGACCCTGGGTGACAAGCTGCGCGTGGCGAAACTCGCCCTGCACCTCAAAGGCCCGGCCCCGGAGGTGCTGTTGCAGGGGCCGGACGAGTCCACCCGCGCGTACCTGACCCGCCAGGGCTTCAGCGACGGGGCCGTGCAGAACTTCTTCGCGCCGTTCTTCGGCGGGATCTTCCTGAACCGCGAGCTGGAGACCTCCGCGCGGCTGTTCCGGTACTACTTCCGCATGCTGATGGAGGGCGGCGCCGCGCTGCCCCGCGCGGGCATGGGCAGCCTGCCCCGGCAACTCGCGCAGGAGCTGGACGTCACCCTGAACGTGCGGGCGCACCGCCTCACGCCCCGCGGCGGGCGGGTGGTGGTCAGCTGTGACGCCGGCGATCTGGAGGCCCGGAACGTGATCGTGGCGACCGACCCTCATACGGCCCGCGCCCTGACCGGCGACGACGTGACGCGCGGCGCGCTGGGCAGCACGTACCTGTACTACGGCCTGGACGCCCGCCCAGGGTTCGAGCCGGAGCGGCGCCTGATCCTGAGCGCCGGAACCGGGCTGATCCACAACGCGCAGTGGCTGAGTCAGGCCGTGCCGGGCCGCGCGCCGGCCGGGCAACACCTGCTGACCGTGACCGTGCTGGGCGTTCCCGATCTTACGGACGGGGCCCTGGACGCCGCGGTCCGCGCCGAACTGCGCGCCTGGGACCCGGAGCCCGTGGTGGGCAGCCTGCGCACCCTGGGCGTGGAGCGCATTCCGTATGCGCAGTTCCGGCAGCCGCCCGGGTACGCCGCCCGGCTGCCTGGGCACGCCACGGCCCTGCCGGGCGTGCTGCTCGCCTCCGAGGTGACGTCCATGAGCGGCATTCAGGGCGCGCTGGAAAGCGGGGAGAGGGCCGCGGCGATCCTCCTGAACGACCTGCGGACCATGAGTCGTCCCCGGGGGGCCTGA
- a CDS encoding BamA/OMP85 family outer membrane protein codes for MRHPMTLALTLLLAAPVAAQTATPPTAPATAPAQAAPAQPAGTVQDIVIVGTSELLVEFLRATLSVQPGTPLSAVNPRTVEQEVLASGYFKTAVAELRTVSGRDVLYVTVTPNPTISKVEVTGLSFLPADAFKASIADLLNIAPGATLNTERLEQAKDALASNFRSEGYPFQPSISSTTTANTDGSVTVNFVVDESAPLSRVEVSGATLLPRSTVVDIFKPLYDAKKFTPQAYFQAVQAVSQAYSDAGILQAGVNPTTTTLENGVLKVEVVEGKVTGVDLSNLNVTNADALAASLQTRVGRPVTLSAIQADVRTLSNQTGKAVGFAMQPDPANPGQVTVLFGAADIATGPIKSIAVQGNTLIPTAQLLAAVNTKIGDTYSPQLAQQDFIAIRDVYRKAGYEVSTRDAITFQEGQLTFNIREVRVAKYEIQWQGKHNTKDRVITRELPPVGQAFNSTTLREALGRVSRLGFVRPVDLTTRSDDPQNPENITAVIVLAESDSGIPVNLAVGYDSLSGGWSGEAGYSNENVFGLAHKFGANLIIQQNEAGQNFAGNVSYSIPWLDFDFLDFRTVPTSLSVAAGTTVTGNNTLTKKATEDGVDPATGRDIKTGDNVDTYWDYTQRNTYFSVSAGRVLRPNLRGSVGIGVSYRTYYLEPFRDSDVPNAQGTETKVPVTTSEAEAQGLLPPESLTTNLTASLDYDSTNSPEFPTQGWRANTGVVYSFGRSGEQPVSWTELQGGASTYFGFGNTLVKEGGVTRKQQVFAVRANAGTLFGTYPEGTGFAVGGGSSPVAARQIRGIADGSLTGTNYFTTSAEYRYDFGLNYSVAQGLYGVVFADAGSAWGNATSPNFNLNYGFGAGLQLDLGFGGARLPSLRFDYGYSPQNGSGKFYFRLGNFW; via the coding sequence ATGCGACACCCCATGACCCTTGCCCTGACACTGCTGCTGGCCGCCCCCGTCGCCGCGCAGACGGCCACCCCCCCGACCGCGCCGGCCACCGCCCCGGCCCAGGCCGCCCCGGCCCAGCCGGCTGGCACCGTGCAGGACATCGTGATCGTCGGGACCAGCGAACTGCTCGTGGAATTCCTGCGCGCCACGCTGTCCGTGCAGCCCGGCACGCCCCTGAGCGCCGTGAACCCCCGCACCGTGGAACAGGAGGTGCTCGCCAGCGGGTACTTCAAGACCGCCGTGGCCGAACTGCGCACCGTGTCCGGCCGGGACGTCCTGTACGTGACCGTCACGCCCAACCCCACCATCAGCAAGGTGGAGGTCACGGGCCTGAGCTTCCTGCCCGCCGACGCCTTCAAGGCGTCCATCGCCGACCTGCTGAACATCGCCCCCGGCGCCACCCTGAACACCGAACGGCTGGAGCAGGCCAAGGACGCCCTGGCCAGCAACTTCCGCTCCGAGGGGTACCCCTTCCAGCCGAGCATCAGCAGCACCACCACCGCCAACACCGACGGGTCCGTGACCGTGAACTTCGTCGTGGACGAGTCCGCGCCCCTGAGCCGCGTCGAGGTCAGCGGCGCCACGCTGCTGCCCCGCAGCACCGTTGTGGACATCTTCAAACCCCTCTACGACGCCAAGAAGTTCACCCCGCAGGCGTACTTCCAGGCTGTGCAGGCCGTGTCCCAGGCGTACAGCGACGCCGGCATCCTCCAGGCCGGCGTGAACCCCACCACCACCACCCTGGAAAACGGCGTGCTGAAGGTCGAGGTCGTCGAGGGCAAGGTCACCGGCGTGGACCTCAGCAACCTGAACGTCACCAACGCCGACGCCCTGGCCGCCAGCCTCCAGACCCGCGTGGGCCGGCCCGTCACCCTCAGCGCCATCCAGGCGGACGTGCGCACCCTGTCCAACCAGACCGGCAAGGCCGTGGGCTTCGCCATGCAGCCCGACCCGGCCAACCCCGGGCAGGTCACCGTGCTGTTCGGCGCGGCCGACATCGCCACCGGCCCCATCAAGAGCATCGCCGTGCAGGGCAACACCCTGATCCCCACCGCGCAGCTGCTCGCCGCCGTGAACACCAAGATCGGCGACACGTACAGCCCGCAGCTCGCGCAGCAGGACTTCATCGCCATCCGCGACGTGTACCGCAAGGCCGGGTACGAGGTCAGCACCCGCGACGCCATCACCTTCCAGGAAGGCCAGCTCACCTTCAACATCCGCGAGGTGCGCGTCGCGAAGTACGAGATCCAGTGGCAGGGCAAGCACAACACCAAGGACCGGGTCATCACCCGTGAACTGCCGCCCGTGGGCCAGGCGTTCAACTCCACCACCCTGCGCGAGGCGCTCGGCCGCGTCAGCCGCCTGGGCTTCGTGCGCCCGGTGGACCTGACCACCCGCAGCGACGACCCCCAGAACCCGGAGAACATCACGGCCGTGATCGTCCTTGCCGAATCCGACAGCGGCATCCCCGTGAACCTCGCGGTGGGTTACGACAGCCTGTCCGGCGGCTGGAGCGGCGAGGCCGGCTACAGCAACGAGAACGTGTTCGGGCTGGCCCACAAGTTCGGCGCCAACCTGATCATCCAGCAGAACGAGGCCGGGCAGAACTTCGCCGGGAACGTCTCGTACAGCATTCCCTGGCTGGACTTCGACTTCCTGGACTTCCGCACCGTGCCCACCAGCCTCAGCGTGGCCGCCGGCACCACCGTGACCGGCAACAACACCCTGACCAAGAAGGCCACCGAGGACGGCGTGGACCCCGCCACCGGCCGTGACATCAAGACCGGCGACAACGTGGACACCTACTGGGACTACACCCAGCGCAACACGTACTTCAGCGTCTCCGCCGGACGTGTCCTGCGCCCCAACCTGCGCGGCAGCGTCGGCATCGGCGTGTCGTATCGCACCTACTACCTGGAACCCTTCCGGGACAGCGACGTGCCCAACGCCCAGGGCACCGAGACGAAGGTGCCGGTCACGACCAGCGAGGCCGAGGCGCAGGGCCTGCTGCCCCCCGAGTCCCTCACCACCAACCTGACCGCCAGCCTGGACTACGACAGCACCAACAGCCCCGAATTCCCCACCCAGGGCTGGCGCGCGAACACCGGCGTGGTGTACTCCTTCGGCCGCAGCGGCGAGCAGCCCGTATCCTGGACCGAACTGCAGGGCGGCGCCAGCACGTACTTCGGCTTCGGCAACACCCTGGTCAAGGAAGGCGGCGTGACCCGCAAGCAGCAGGTCTTCGCGGTCCGCGCGAACGCCGGCACCCTGTTCGGCACGTACCCCGAAGGCACCGGCTTCGCGGTCGGGGGCGGCAGCTCGCCCGTCGCCGCCCGCCAGATCCGCGGCATCGCCGACGGCTCCCTGACCGGCACGAACTACTTCACCACCAGCGCCGAGTACCGCTACGACTTCGGCCTGAACTACAGCGTCGCCCAGGGCCTGTACGGCGTGGTGTTCGCCGACGCCGGCTCCGCCTGGGGCAACGCCACCAGCCCCAACTTCAACCTGAACTACGGCTTCGGCGCGGGCCTGCAACTCGACCTGGGCTTCGGCGGCGCCCGCCTGCCCAGCCTGCGCTTCGACTACGGCTACAGCCCCCAGAACGGCAGCGGCAAGTTCTACTTCCGCCTCGGCAACTTCTGGTAA